One part of the Rutidosis leptorrhynchoides isolate AG116_Rl617_1_P2 chromosome 1, CSIRO_AGI_Rlap_v1, whole genome shotgun sequence genome encodes these proteins:
- the LOC139881997 gene encoding protein SRC2 homolog gives MECRNLELTINSANDLREVRKLFKMKVYAKVLIGGNKRTKKRTPVDRHGRRNPAWNCFMNFSIAESCLQHHGTMLVIMLYCKRKVGDRYIEVHQSLKQLYDHATPLGGSAVVFYPVRLGSAESQGHLLFSYKFGEKMAIESLIHGDNTALVFINSPGDPA, from the exons ATGGAGTGCAGAAACTTGGAACTGACCATTAATTCTGCAAATGATTTAAGAGAAgtaagaaaacttttcaagatgaaaGTTTATGCCAAG GTGCTCATTGGAGGAAATAAAAGAACGAAAAAACGAACTCCAGTTGACAGGCACGGGCGGAGGAATCCAGCTTGGAATTGCTTCATGAACTTCTCTATAGCCGAGTCCTGTTTACAACATCATGGCACAATGCTTGTGATCATGCTTTATTGCAAGCGTAAGGTTGGTGATCGATACATAGAAGTTCATCAATCGCTAAAACAACTATATGATCATGCAACTCCATTGGGCGGCAGTGCGGTGGTGTTTTACCCCGTAAGATTGGGCTCAGCGGAATCACAAGGACATCTTCTTTTTTCGTATAAGTTTGGTGAGAAGATGGCTATTGAGAGTCTAATCCATGGAGATAATACTGCACTCGTCTTCATCAATAGTCCTGGTGATCCAGCTTGA